The proteins below are encoded in one region of Arthrobacter sp. CJ23:
- the coaD gene encoding pantetheine-phosphate adenylyltransferase: MRRAVCPGSFDPIHNGHLEVIARAAGLFDEVIVAVSTNYTKKYRFSLEERMDMARETLASLRGIIVEPMGEGLLAEYCRHRGISAIVKGLRSSSDFDYELPMATMNRQLSGVETVFLPAESHYLHLSSTLIKEVNALGGDISEFVPKSVLKRLLAGEPPTEQPRKG, encoded by the coding sequence ATGAGACGTGCGGTATGCCCTGGATCCTTTGACCCCATCCACAACGGACATCTCGAAGTCATCGCCCGGGCAGCAGGGCTGTTCGACGAGGTCATCGTCGCCGTGTCCACCAACTACACGAAGAAGTACCGCTTCAGCCTGGAGGAGCGCATGGACATGGCGCGGGAAACCCTGGCCTCGCTGCGCGGCATCATCGTCGAACCCATGGGCGAGGGCCTCCTCGCCGAATACTGCAGGCACCGCGGGATCTCCGCTATCGTCAAGGGCCTGCGCTCGTCATCCGATTTCGACTACGAGCTGCCCATGGCCACCATGAACCGCCAGCTCAGCGGCGTCGAGACCGTTTTCCTGCCCGCGGAATCGCACTATCTGCACCTGTCCTCCACGCTCATCAAGGAGGTCAATGCCCTGGGCGGGGACATCTCCGAATTCGTGCCCAAATCCGTGCTGAAGCGGCTCCTTGCCGGCGAGCCTCCAACAGAACAGCCCCGCAAAGGGTAG
- a CDS encoding aminotransferase class I/II-fold pyridoxal phosphate-dependent enzyme, with product MQTVTSPATSSETAPAPWQRAATGANLLSPDGSLGVTIFEEMTMLALSAGAINLGQGFPDEDGPAEIKAAAQAAIAAGVNQYAPGKGFAVLREAVSAHQERFYGLTPDPETEVIVTTGATEGIAAALLAFIEPGDEVLTFEPFYDSYGAIIGMAGGRHVTAPLLAPDFMPDLDALESAFSSRTRAVLLNNPHNPTGAVFPREVLSRIVELATKYGALIISDEVYEHLTFGVQHIPVTTIPGAAERTITISSAGKTFSFTGWKIGWLSGPQQLVAAVRTVKQFLSYSSGTPFQGAIAVGLGLPDDFYTGIAGTLQHKRDILAEGLTAAGFGVYSPKGTYFINVDTAPLGITDSVDLARRLPGLVGVAAIPVPVFCHPEGAGRTRSLLRFAFCKKTEVLEEAASRLATLRDKL from the coding sequence ATGCAGACAGTGACGAGCCCGGCCACATCATCCGAGACCGCTCCAGCCCCGTGGCAGCGTGCCGCAACGGGCGCCAACCTGCTCTCCCCGGACGGCAGCCTGGGCGTGACCATCTTCGAGGAGATGACCATGCTCGCCTTGTCGGCCGGCGCCATCAACCTCGGCCAGGGTTTCCCGGATGAGGACGGCCCCGCGGAGATCAAGGCGGCCGCACAGGCCGCCATCGCCGCCGGAGTCAACCAGTACGCCCCGGGCAAGGGCTTTGCCGTCCTCCGCGAAGCCGTGTCCGCCCACCAGGAACGCTTCTACGGCCTGACGCCGGATCCCGAGACCGAAGTCATCGTCACCACGGGCGCCACAGAGGGCATCGCCGCAGCCTTGCTGGCGTTCATCGAGCCGGGGGACGAGGTCCTGACCTTCGAGCCCTTCTATGACTCCTACGGCGCCATCATCGGCATGGCCGGCGGCCGGCACGTCACCGCTCCCCTGCTCGCCCCCGACTTCATGCCTGACCTGGACGCCCTCGAGTCTGCCTTCAGCTCCCGCACCAGGGCAGTGCTCCTGAACAACCCGCACAACCCCACAGGGGCCGTCTTCCCCCGCGAGGTCCTCAGCCGCATCGTGGAACTCGCCACCAAGTACGGTGCCCTGATCATCAGCGACGAGGTCTACGAGCACCTGACCTTCGGCGTCCAGCACATCCCGGTGACCACCATCCCCGGCGCCGCGGAACGCACCATCACGATTTCCTCCGCCGGCAAGACCTTTTCCTTCACCGGATGGAAGATCGGCTGGCTCAGCGGTCCGCAGCAGCTGGTGGCCGCCGTCCGCACCGTGAAGCAGTTCCTGAGCTACAGCTCGGGCACGCCGTTCCAGGGCGCCATCGCCGTCGGACTGGGACTGCCGGACGACTTCTACACCGGCATTGCAGGCACCCTCCAGCACAAGCGGGACATCCTTGCCGAGGGGCTCACCGCCGCCGGCTTCGGCGTCTACAGCCCCAAGGGCACTTACTTCATCAACGTGGACACGGCCCCGCTGGGCATCACGGACTCCGTGGACCTGGCCCGCCGGCTTCCCGGCCTGGTGGGTGTTGCCGCCATCCCGGTCCCCGTGTTCTGCCACCCGGAAGGGGCCGGGCGCACCCGCAGCCTGCTCCGCTTCGCGTTCTGCAAGAAGACCGAGGTTCTCGAGGAGGCAGCCTCCCGGCTCGCCACGCTGCGGGACAAGCTCTGA
- the rpmF gene encoding 50S ribosomal protein L32, with product MAVPKRKMSRANTRARRAQWKATAPALVKTIENGQVVYSLPHQAKVVTDSAGTALFLEYKGRKVADA from the coding sequence GTGGCTGTTCCCAAGCGGAAAATGTCTCGCGCAAACACACGCGCCCGCCGTGCCCAGTGGAAGGCAACTGCCCCCGCCCTGGTCAAGACCATCGAAAACGGCCAGGTTGTTTACAGCCTGCCGCACCAGGCAAAGGTCGTTACCGACTCCGCCGGCACTGCGCTGTTCCTTGAATACAAGGGACGCAAGGTCGCAGACGCCTAA
- the mutM gene encoding bifunctional DNA-formamidopyrimidine glycosylase/DNA-(apurinic or apyrimidinic site) lyase, translating to MPELPEVEVVRRGLARWVRGRTIISVDVLDPRSIRRHSLGTEDFIGNLEHATVLDVVRRGKFLWMPLAVEGSGGGPDGGGPLPGVALMAHLGMSGQLLMQDPHVPDEKHLKVRIRLSPADGMPEQLRFVDQRIFGGLFVTALVPTPDGGPGGLGETPLPEIAEEAAHIARDPLDPYFSFEDFYRKVRSRKTGLKRALLDQGVISGIGNIYADEALWRARLHYARPTDTLRRADAERLVDSARDVMSDALAAGGTSFDSLYVNVNGDSGYFARDLEVYGREGEPCRRCGTPIKRMAFMNRSSHFCPKCQRSR from the coding sequence ATGCCTGAGCTTCCCGAAGTCGAAGTGGTGCGCCGCGGCCTGGCCCGCTGGGTGCGCGGCCGCACCATCATTTCCGTGGACGTCCTGGACCCCCGGTCCATCAGGCGCCACAGCCTGGGCACCGAAGACTTCATCGGCAACCTCGAACACGCCACCGTCCTGGACGTTGTCCGCCGCGGAAAGTTCCTTTGGATGCCGCTCGCCGTGGAAGGTTCCGGCGGCGGGCCCGACGGCGGCGGGCCGCTTCCCGGCGTCGCGCTCATGGCGCATCTGGGCATGAGCGGGCAGCTGCTCATGCAGGACCCCCACGTCCCCGACGAAAAGCACCTCAAGGTCAGGATCCGGCTCAGCCCCGCCGACGGCATGCCCGAACAGTTGCGCTTCGTGGACCAGCGGATCTTCGGCGGGCTGTTCGTCACGGCATTGGTTCCCACGCCCGACGGCGGCCCTGGCGGCCTGGGCGAAACGCCCCTCCCGGAGATTGCCGAGGAAGCCGCGCACATCGCGCGCGATCCGCTCGATCCGTACTTCTCCTTCGAGGACTTCTACCGCAAAGTCAGGTCCCGGAAAACCGGGTTGAAGCGGGCGCTGCTGGACCAGGGCGTGATCTCGGGCATCGGGAACATCTACGCGGACGAGGCCCTGTGGCGGGCCAGGCTGCACTACGCCCGGCCCACGGACACGCTGCGCCGGGCCGACGCCGAGCGCCTGGTGGACTCCGCACGGGACGTCATGAGCGACGCCCTCGCCGCCGGCGGCACCAGCTTCGACTCCCTCTACGTCAACGTCAACGGCGATTCCGGCTACTTCGCAAGAGACCTTGAAGTTTATGGGCGTGAGGGCGAGCCCTGTCGTCGCTGCGGAACCCCGATTAAGCGCATGGCCTTCATGAACAGGTCCTCCCATTTTTGCCCGAAATGCCAGCGTTCGCGCTGA
- the rnc gene encoding ribonuclease III: MSSTEELLKRLGVSIDAETLRLALTHRSYAYENGGIPTNERLEFLGDSILGFSVTDSLYRDNPGLPEGDLAKRRSAVVSTRALAGIGRELGIGEYIYLGQGEKLTDGKNKASILADTMEALIGATYLSNDIETARQLVMRLVGPLLLDAATLGAGTDWKTSIQELAASRQLGSVHYAVNGSGPDHARTFVAELLIGGTSYGNGSGHSKKEAEQEAAADAWRTLTVRDKAAQNGASQESAIQDSAAAGPASA; the protein is encoded by the coding sequence ATGTCTTCAACTGAAGAGCTTCTGAAGCGTCTCGGTGTCTCTATTGACGCCGAGACGCTTCGTCTTGCTCTGACACATCGCTCATACGCGTATGAGAACGGCGGGATTCCCACCAACGAGCGCCTCGAGTTCCTCGGCGACTCCATCCTGGGCTTCTCCGTGACCGACTCGCTCTACCGCGACAACCCCGGACTGCCCGAAGGCGACCTCGCCAAGCGGCGCTCCGCCGTCGTCAGCACCAGGGCCCTTGCCGGCATCGGCCGGGAACTGGGCATCGGCGAGTACATCTACCTCGGCCAGGGCGAAAAGCTCACCGACGGCAAGAACAAGGCCTCCATCCTCGCTGACACCATGGAAGCGCTGATCGGGGCCACGTACCTCTCGAACGACATCGAGACCGCACGCCAACTGGTCATGCGCCTGGTGGGCCCGCTCCTCCTGGACGCCGCCACCCTTGGCGCGGGGACGGACTGGAAGACCAGCATCCAGGAACTGGCCGCAAGCCGGCAGCTCGGCTCCGTGCACTACGCCGTGAACGGCTCCGGCCCGGACCACGCCCGCACTTTCGTGGCGGAGCTGCTGATCGGCGGCACGTCCTACGGCAACGGCTCCGGGCACTCCAAGAAGGAGGCCGAACAGGAAGCCGCGGCAGATGCCTGGCGCACGCTTACGGTACGGGACAAAGCGGCCCAGAACGGCGCTTCCCAGGAGAGTGCCATCCAGGACAGTGCCGCGGCCGGTCCTGCCTCCGCCTGA
- a CDS encoding DUF177 domain-containing protein, with the protein MALVVKDLGRSPGTMRTLNEHVPAPSDLGVALIGVKEGSDVELDLRLEAVHEGILVSGSVSVEVSGECGRCLDPLAYDLEVNVQELFFYEGIELSDEEDDEEQRRVEHDLIDLEPVLRDAVVTMLPFQPVCREDCQGLCSECGVRLEDEPGHHHEVIDPRWAALADLAKTDRQTD; encoded by the coding sequence TTGGCGCTGGTAGTCAAGGACCTTGGACGCAGTCCAGGGACCATGCGGACACTCAACGAACATGTACCTGCACCAAGTGACCTTGGTGTGGCACTCATTGGCGTGAAGGAAGGCTCGGACGTCGAGCTGGACCTCAGACTTGAGGCCGTACACGAAGGAATTCTGGTATCCGGATCCGTAAGCGTCGAAGTTTCCGGCGAATGCGGCCGATGCCTGGATCCCCTTGCGTATGACCTTGAGGTCAATGTGCAAGAACTTTTCTTCTACGAGGGCATTGAGCTTTCCGATGAAGAAGACGATGAAGAGCAACGTCGAGTCGAGCACGATCTGATCGATCTTGAGCCGGTGTTGCGGGACGCAGTGGTTACCATGCTGCCGTTCCAGCCGGTGTGCCGGGAAGACTGCCAGGGCCTTTGCTCCGAATGTGGAGTACGCCTGGAAGACGAGCCGGGGCACCACCACGAGGTCATTGATCCTCGCTGGGCTGCCCTAGCTGACCTGGCTAAGACTGACCGGCAAACTGATTAG
- a CDS encoding LacI family DNA-binding transcriptional regulator — MANLQAQAGSGKVTRTDVARYAGVSTAVVSYVINGGPKPVATATAARVREAIKVLQYQPNATARALSLGSTRLLGMIVPDSTNPYFAELTDAIAQAAAARGYALLAANSRTDANTERQNTLNLVSRQVDAIILATVLSPSEVAAMPVQGIPRVLIDQSSAVHGIPTISTDFEQGAAMGVRHLIGHGHEDIGILVGKDIDPSRVDPRQNGWRKALREAGLPDGPAEFTEFTRQGGYEATLRLLELPKPPTAIFASSDLLAVGALRAIHEANMSVPGDIAVVSFDGTSESEFSWPQLTTVRQPINQIADAVLESALSSDEPDGEIQLFPTDLVIRRSCGC; from the coding sequence ATGGCAAATCTGCAGGCGCAGGCCGGATCCGGAAAGGTGACACGGACCGACGTCGCCCGCTATGCGGGGGTGAGTACGGCAGTCGTCAGCTATGTCATCAACGGGGGTCCCAAACCGGTCGCGACAGCGACTGCGGCACGGGTGCGCGAAGCCATCAAAGTGCTCCAGTATCAGCCCAATGCAACAGCCCGGGCCCTGTCCCTGGGCTCCACGCGGCTGCTGGGCATGATTGTTCCCGACAGCACCAACCCCTATTTCGCTGAGCTCACGGACGCCATCGCGCAGGCAGCGGCCGCCCGCGGCTACGCACTCCTCGCCGCCAACTCCCGCACGGATGCCAACACGGAGCGGCAGAACACCCTCAATCTCGTCTCGCGGCAGGTCGACGCGATCATCCTCGCCACCGTGCTGAGCCCAAGTGAAGTCGCCGCCATGCCGGTCCAGGGAATCCCCCGGGTGCTCATCGACCAGTCCAGCGCCGTGCACGGCATACCCACGATCAGTACCGACTTTGAACAAGGAGCCGCAATGGGCGTCCGGCACCTTATCGGTCACGGCCACGAGGACATTGGCATTCTGGTCGGCAAGGACATTGACCCGTCACGTGTGGACCCACGGCAAAACGGCTGGAGGAAGGCGCTTCGCGAGGCAGGCCTGCCCGACGGACCCGCGGAATTCACGGAGTTCACCAGGCAAGGCGGCTACGAAGCCACGCTCCGCCTTCTTGAGCTGCCGAAGCCGCCGACGGCCATTTTCGCCAGCTCTGACCTGTTGGCCGTCGGAGCCCTTCGCGCCATCCACGAAGCCAACATGTCCGTACCCGGTGACATTGCCGTTGTCTCCTTCGACGGAACTTCCGAATCGGAATTCAGCTGGCCTCAGCTCACCACGGTGAGACAGCCGATCAACCAAATCGCCGACGCAGTCCTTGAATCAGCTCTCTCCAGTGACGAGCCAGACGGCGAGATTCAACTGTTTCCCACCGATTTGGTCATCCGGCGATCTTGCGGTTGCTAA